In one Gossypium hirsutum isolate 1008001.06 chromosome D09, Gossypium_hirsutum_v2.1, whole genome shotgun sequence genomic region, the following are encoded:
- the LOC107892509 gene encoding indole-3-acetic acid-induced protein ARG7, which translates to MKGKFLKACFTKWRKMGSRVIPCSSGECCYQWAKWTNSMHEGSSIPRDVPKGHLVVYVGESYRRFVIKITLLKHPLFKALLDQAQDEYDFNTDSKLCIPCDESLFLNVVRCASSRPDRNPLCL; encoded by the coding sequence ATGAAAGGGAAGTTTCTAAAGGCATGCTTCACAAAGTGGAGGAAGATGGGGAGTAGGGTCATACCTTGTAGCAGTGGCGAGTGTTGTTATCAGTGGGCAAAGTGGACGAATTCCATGCATGAAGGAAGCTCAATCCCTAGAGATGTGCCAAAGGGTCACCTAGTAGTGTATGTTGGTGAAAGCTATAGGAGGTTTGTGATTAAAATCACCTTGCTCAAGCACCCGCTATTCAAGGCATTGCTGGATCAAGCTCAGGATGAATATGATTTCAACACCGACTCCAAACTCTGCATTCCATGTGATGAAAGCCTCTTCCTCAATGTTGTTCGATGTGCCAGCTCTCGGCCAGATCGAAACCCTCTGTGTCTTTAG
- the LOC107943581 gene encoding uncharacterized protein: MTDHHQRFGQLRSTSEILKKSAVHFTAHPFTFLFLSFLLLSFRSLVESGSLLLNSFIDRDPSFKSLLSRLDLHHSHPHARLHPARRQTRRPFLHLTRVGTLDDGFFSSDDDHRDRSLFGSFPKRPLNGTPVILSNFGTKLGFSHFVADNGILLPEIVRYGVKFKTTTFDYENNEGEQQEERIVDFQFVYKGLELGRRDAAALFFLVSFLSAAYGWVILGFTTIYSLVSGVLFVTTVNDLIGRFVSFFGAFWDGSKIGFKRLTGFVLIKWAVRDAVTQLLGFWYFGEIEDHYSFFKLFVRLKLMPFSVTSPWIRGYEKEISGFLFTWFLVDTLVSFAFSLAAWIAIVDSRRTGREIITEGCYLMSTLLNQAIQIKCYEAISGGSLARWVLTHIGGEFFAMVIQAALEVYFMVAWLIFYFVVRCREANAEGRRYGRRELEALIDGLR; this comes from the coding sequence ATGACCGATCACCACCAGCGGTTCGGCCAGCTACGGTCCACATCTGAGATCCTGAAAAAGTCCGCCGTGCATTTCACCGCTCACCCTTTCACATTcctcttcctttctttcctcctCCTCTCTTTCCGTTCCTTGGTTGAATCCGGTTCCCTTCTCCTCAACTCCTTCATCGACCGGGACCCTTCTTTCAAATCCCTCCTTTCTCGCCTCGACCTCCATCATTCTCATCCCCACGCGCGTCTCCACCCTGCTCGTCGCCAAACGCGCCGTCCTTTCCTCCACCTCACGCGCGTCGGCACTCTCGACGATGGTTTCTTTTCGTCCGACGATGATCACCGCGACCGCTCCCTCTTCGGCTCTTTCCCCAAACGCCCCCTCAATGGCACCCCCGTCATTCTTTCCAACTTCGGTACTAAATTGGGGTTTTCGCACTTCGTGGCGGATAACGGGATTCTGCTACCGGAAATTGTTCGTTACGGAGTCAAGTTCAAAACAACGACGTTTGACTACGAAAACAATGAAGGGGAGCAGCAGGAAGAAAGGATTGTGGATTTTCAGTTCGTTTATAAAGGACTGGAGTTGGGACGCCGTGACGCGGCGGCGCTTTTCTTTCTCGTCAGCTTCTTATCGGCGGCGTATGGATGGGTGATTTTAGGGTTTACCACTATTTACTCTTTGGTGTCGGGTGTTCTTTTTGTTACAACCGTTAATGACTTGATTGGACGATTTGTGTCCTTTTTCGGGGCTTTTTGGGATGGGTCGAAAATAGGTTTCAAAAGACTCACTGGATTCGTTTTAATTAAATGGGCAGTAAGAGACGCGGTGACTCAGCTTCTTGGGTTCTGGTATTTCGGAGAAATTGAGGATCACTACTCCTTTTTTAAGCTCTTTGTTAGGTTAAAGTTGATGCCTTTTTCGGTTACGTCTCCATGGATTAGGGGTTATGAGAAGGAGATTTCAGGGTTTTTGTTTACATGGTTTCTGGTTGATACTTTAGTTTCATTTGCATTCTCATTAGCTGCTTGGATTGCCATCGTGGATTCTAGAAGAACCGGGAGGGAAATTATAACAGAAGGTTGTTATTTGATGTCAACACTGTTGAACCAAGCAATTCAGATTAAGTGTTACGAAGCTATCTCAGGTGGGTCTTTAGCAAGATGGGTTTTGACTCATATAGGTGGGGAATTTTTCGCTATGGTTATTCAGGCAGCTTTGGAGGTATATTTCATGGTGGCTTGGTTGATATTTTACTTTGTGGTGAGGTGTAGGGAGGCTAATGCAGAGGGTAGGAGGTATGGGAGGAGAGAATTGGAGGCTTTGATTGATGGACTTAGATGA